A section of the Macadamia integrifolia cultivar HAES 741 unplaced genomic scaffold, SCU_Mint_v3 scaffold3121, whole genome shotgun sequence genome encodes:
- the LOC122067779 gene encoding uncharacterized protein LOC122067779 has product MGRQKEKFWQHAEQLDSSHFKCKFCEKQVFGGVTRLKYHLAKVSGHDVASCEKVSDDVQAEVLLAINSESSSKKRKSYTSDAFINFVKCTAHYGPSVPIPSYGTLRGRIIPEARKDLEKYAEKVKFSWKQTGCIFMSDSWTDLKKRSFLNVIAYSPGGALFLKSEECSHARLTASYIFDILDREIQSIGPYLVVHLISDNASNYSSALDMLTEKYRWLFKTRCPAHGINLMLKDIYEKVFWVQEIFDEAKRIIDYLYKSIIVLWLMRSFTNKDLKYPCKTRFALNFLMLQSIVEVEEKLRLLVASAKWRSLRNSRSFEANRVVNTIQRESFWNDSKEILRFMEPIIRVLRLVDSDGATSGYLYEAIERTREVLEKLYEEDHRERFKKIPQMKDATDFIGEIVVPQDERREYYGQLASIEDVDKELERLLDDVDDSIAEDLLFGASASFTKNETRPPYSV; this is encoded by the exons atgggaagacaaaaagaaaagttttggcAACATGCTGAGCAACTTGATAGTTcacatttcaaatgcaaattttgtgaaaaacaagtttttggaGGGGTCACTCGACTCAAGTATCATTTAGCTAAGGTTAGTGGTCATGATGTTGCCTCTTGTGAAAAAGTATCAGATGATGTCCAAGCAGAAGTTCTTCTTGCTATTAATTCTGAATCAAGTAGTAAAAAGCGGAAGAGTTATACCAGTG ATGCTTTCATCAATTTTGTGAAGTGCACAGCTCATTATGGTCCTAGTGTTCCTATTCCAAGTTATGGAACCCTTCGTGGAAGAATAATTCCTGAAGCAAGAAAGGACCTTGAAAAATATGctgaaaaagtaaaattttcttggaAGCAAACTGGTTGCATATTCATGTCTGATTCATGGACTGACTTGAAGAAGCGGTCTTTTCTTAATGTGATTGCTTATTCCCCGGGTGGTGCTCTCTTTTTGAAGTCAGAGGAGTGTTCTCATGCTAGATTGACTGCTtcttatatatttgatattcttgacagagagattcaaagtaTTGGCCCATATTTAGTGGTTCATCTAATTTCAGACAATGCATCCAATTATTCAAGTGCACTTGATATGCTTACTGAAAAGTATCGTTGGTTGTTTAAGACTCGATGTCCAGCCCATGGTATCAATCTAATGTTGAAGGATATCTATGAAAAGGTTTTTTGGGTTCAAGAGATTTTTGATGAGGCGAAAAGAATTATTGACTACTTGTACAAGTCAATAATTGTCTTATGGTTGATGAGGAGTTTCACAAACAAGGATCTAAAATATCCTTGCAAAACTAGATTTGCTTTAAACTTTTTAATGCTTCAATCAATTgttgaagtggaagagaagcTTAGACTCCTAGTTGCATCAGCTAAGTGGAGGAGTCTAAGAAATTCGAGATCTTTTGAAGCAAATCGAGTAGTGAACACGATTCAAAGGGAGTCATTTTGGaatgattcaaaagagattttgagatttatggaACCAATCATTCGAGTTCTCCGTTTGGTTGATAGTGATGGGGCTACATCAGGGTATTTGTATGAAGCAATAGAAAGAACAAGAGAGGTATTGGAGAAGCTTTATGAGGAAGACCACCG TGAAAGATTCAAAAAGATTCCTCAAATGAAAGATGCAACAGATTTCATTGGTGAGATAGTGGTTCCAcaagatgagaggagagaatattatGGACAGCTGGCA AGCATTGAGGACGTTGATAAAGAGCTAGAGAGATTgttggatgatgtggatgatagcATTGCTGAAGACTTGCTATTTGGTGCAAGTGCTAGTTTTACTAAGAACGAGACTCGACCCCCATATAGTGTATAA